A window from Synechococcus sp. RSCCF101 encodes these proteins:
- a CDS encoding peptidyl-prolyl cis-trans isomerase, with protein MERIEGIWISQLKPGDVVAEVVKQPGGWHVLSVDRPVSSEPMDWEEFKKDKNLNDSVFYGVPCVKKAFYAGFERGRWEEAHGHN; from the coding sequence ATGGAGAGGATTGAAGGGATCTGGATTAGCCAACTGAAGCCAGGTGATGTGGTGGCTGAGGTCGTTAAGCAGCCTGGTGGTTGGCACGTCCTTTCTGTGGATAGGCCAGTGTCGTCTGAACCCATGGATTGGGAGGAGTTCAAGAAGGACAAGAACCTGAATGACAGTGTTTTCTACGGAGTGCCCTGTGTCAAGAAGGCCTTCTACGCAGGCTTTGAGCGTGGTCGTTGGGAGGAGGCACATGGACACAACTGA
- a CDS encoding IS256 family transposase: MPISDSAAAELVQLLGSGTAGDLIPELVRQGLQALIEAEAAAALGADRHQRTAERRGHRNGSRDRLLATPAGDIQLRIPRFRTGSFFPSLLEPRRRVDRALWAVVMEAYVSGVSTRKVDELVVALGCESGVSKSEVSRICQGLDTQVQAFLQRPLEFSRYPYVYLDATYLHGRDPARRQVISRAVIVAVGITGNGQREVLGIEVGDSEDETFWTAFLRRLRERGLSGVQLVISDAHAGLKKAIARCCQGCSWQRCRVHFARNLLAKVPKGSQDMVAAALRSVFVQPEARAAGQQWEQWEQVTTMLTEKFPAAAALMEQAKEDVLAFRAFPPEHWRKIWSTNPLERLNKEIKRRTRVVGIFPNDAAIIRLVGALLLEQQEEWQLDGRRVFSEQSMAKLDNTSEPVQDRATAALAAAA; this comes from the coding sequence ATGCCCATCTCTGATTCTGCCGCCGCGGAACTGGTGCAGCTGCTTGGCAGCGGCACCGCCGGTGACCTGATCCCTGAACTGGTGCGCCAGGGACTGCAGGCCCTGATCGAGGCCGAGGCCGCTGCTGCCCTTGGCGCCGATCGCCATCAGCGCACAGCTGAGCGTCGGGGCCATCGCAATGGCAGCCGTGACCGGCTTCTGGCAACGCCAGCCGGCGACATCCAGCTGCGCATCCCACGCTTTCGCACAGGCAGCTTCTTCCCCTCCCTGCTGGAACCCCGCCGCCGCGTGGATCGGGCCCTCTGGGCCGTGGTGATGGAGGCCTACGTCTCGGGCGTCTCGACGCGCAAGGTCGATGAGCTGGTGGTGGCGCTGGGCTGTGAGAGCGGCGTCTCCAAATCGGAGGTCAGCCGCATCTGCCAGGGCCTCGACACCCAGGTGCAGGCCTTCCTGCAGCGCCCTCTGGAGTTCAGCCGCTACCCGTACGTCTACCTCGATGCCACCTACCTTCACGGCCGGGATCCGGCCCGCAGGCAGGTGATCTCCAGAGCCGTGATCGTGGCGGTCGGCATCACCGGCAACGGCCAGCGCGAGGTGCTGGGGATCGAGGTGGGCGACAGCGAGGATGAGACGTTCTGGACCGCCTTCCTGCGCCGCCTGCGCGAGCGCGGGCTCTCAGGCGTGCAACTGGTGATCAGCGACGCCCACGCCGGCCTCAAGAAGGCCATCGCCCGGTGCTGCCAGGGCTGCAGCTGGCAGCGCTGCCGCGTCCACTTTGCCCGCAACCTATTGGCCAAGGTGCCCAAGGGAAGCCAGGACATGGTGGCTGCCGCCCTGCGCTCGGTGTTCGTTCAGCCCGAGGCCCGGGCCGCAGGGCAGCAGTGGGAGCAGTGGGAGCAGGTAACGACGATGCTCACCGAGAAATTCCCCGCTGCTGCGGCGCTGATGGAGCAGGCCAAGGAAGACGTCCTCGCGTTCCGGGCCTTCCCGCCGGAGCACTGGCGCAAGATCTGGAGCACCAATCCGCTCGAGCGGCTGAACAAGGAGATCAAGCGCCGCACCCGCGTCGTCGGCATCTTCCCGAACGACGCCGCGATCATCCGACTGGTGGGAGCACTGTTGCTGGAGCAGCAGGAGGAGTGGCAGCTCGATGGCCGTCGCGTGTTCTCTGAACAGTCGATGGCCAAGCTGGACAACACCAGCGAACCGGTCCAAGATCGGGCAACAGCTGCACTCGCTGCAGCTGCCTGA
- a CDS encoding HNH endonuclease, producing MTTEEQWRPIPFELGYEVSDAGNVRNAKTLRVLRQQKTGYKKRYKQVNILKKTYQVHCLVLSAFVGLRPSPAYEGRHLNGVGSDNRLENLAWGTRRENMEDELRLGKWHKHVESFYYRLIFKSDGVVRDDGGVPPSGVNPEKQHRLRRC from the coding sequence ATGACAACTGAAGAACAGTGGAGACCTATCCCCTTTGAGCTTGGGTATGAGGTCTCTGATGCTGGGAACGTGAGGAACGCTAAGACTCTTAGAGTCCTCAGACAACAAAAGACTGGTTACAAGAAACGCTACAAGCAGGTCAACATCCTCAAGAAGACCTACCAGGTCCACTGCTTAGTGTTGTCTGCCTTCGTAGGTCTAAGGCCAAGCCCAGCCTATGAGGGCCGTCACCTGAATGGTGTCGGTAGTGACAACCGTCTTGAGAACCTCGCCTGGGGAACCAGGAGAGAGAACATGGAGGATGAGTTGAGGCTAGGGAAGTGGCACAAGCATGTGGAGTCCTTCTACTACAGGCTCATCTTCAAGAGTGATGGTGTTGTGAGGGATGATGGGGGCGTCCCACCGAGTGGTGTAAATCCTGAGAAGCAGCACCGGCTACGCCGGTGCTGA
- the terL gene encoding phage terminase large subunit translates to MRRSSHCGSPISSSLASQRPVHPAISGRRTPRYLLKDLPAVGLPGDRWYSPMYVEEGIRDYTETILSIDPSGRGKDEATACVLSQCNGYIFLRAMDAWRDGYSDATLVAMLNMAKKYKATTILYESNFGDGMFGELLKRHMVQMQVHAGVEEVRASVRKEERIIDALEPILNQHKLVIDPKVIEWDYHSNPEEAPERRLAYMLSYQLTRMCREKGAVKHDDRADCLAQGVQWFIDALAISAHKAEAQRKAEEFSIMMDLFLEEPQTAVDALAMGIPLRTAQRRLSGSGRIETWTKARP, encoded by the coding sequence ATGCGGAGAAGTTCCCACTGCGGTTCTCCGATTTCGTCGTCACTGGCCTCTCAGAGACCTGTGCACCCCGCTATCAGTGGTCGTCGGACCCCAAGATACCTGTTGAAGGATCTGCCCGCTGTAGGCCTTCCTGGGGACCGCTGGTACAGCCCGATGTACGTCGAGGAGGGGATCAGGGACTACACAGAGACCATCCTGAGTATCGACCCCTCCGGTCGAGGCAAGGACGAGGCCACAGCCTGTGTCCTGAGCCAGTGCAACGGCTACATCTTCCTGAGGGCCATGGATGCCTGGAGGGACGGCTACAGCGATGCCACCCTGGTCGCCATGCTCAACATGGCCAAGAAGTACAAGGCCACCACCATCCTCTACGAGTCCAACTTCGGGGATGGCATGTTCGGGGAGCTGCTCAAGCGGCACATGGTCCAGATGCAGGTTCATGCAGGGGTCGAGGAGGTCCGTGCCTCTGTCCGTAAGGAGGAGCGGATCATCGACGCCCTGGAGCCCATCCTGAACCAGCACAAGCTGGTCATTGACCCCAAGGTAATTGAGTGGGATTACCACTCCAACCCAGAGGAAGCCCCAGAAAGAAGACTTGCCTACATGCTCAGCTACCAACTGACACGCATGTGTCGGGAGAAGGGAGCCGTCAAGCATGACGACAGAGCCGACTGCCTGGCCCAAGGGGTCCAGTGGTTCATCGACGCCCTGGCCATCTCAGCTCACAAGGCAGAGGCCCAACGGAAGGCAGAGGAGTTCAGCATTATGATGGACCTCTTCCTTGAGGAGCCCCAGACTGCTGTAGACGCTCTGGCCATGGGCATCCCCCTCAGAACAGCCCAGAGACGCCTCAGTGGATCGGGTCGGATTGAGACCTGGACAAAAGCCAGGCCCTGA